ATGCATCACCGAGAACTTCTGCACTATTTTGATCTATCAGTTCTGTTAATGTTGCTTGCTTCAAGATGATTTTTGATACGTCACTCTTGTTGATAATCAAAGTTGTATCTGCTTCCATCATTTCAGAAACCTTAATGTTGTTCAGATTTCCGTTAGACATTTCGACATAAAACAGCTCATTTACATCAGGCAGGTGAATATTCATCGTAAACGGAGTCTGTTGTGCTTTTAGTGAATCGACTTTAACTGCTAGGAAATCCAACAAGTTCTCAATAGTCATATTCGTTAATACATCTGGAGACGCAGTTTTTGGAGCGCCAGGTTGAGTACCGATGCGAAGCTCTTGCGCTCCAGTAAGGTAAATGTTTCTCCAACCGGCACCTTCAGATTGGTAACCGAGCTGTTCATAAGTATCTGCGAGCAGTTGACGTGCTTCTTTGTTTTTAGGTTCAGCGTGAACGACTTTGTTTAATGCTGTCGCGACAAATCGGTATTCACCTTCACTGAAATCGACTCGCGCTTTATCGATCACGGCTTCGCTGCCCCCCATATATTCAACAAATTTTACTGACTCTGGCTCTACTTGAAGTGGGTTCAGGTTTGCAGGGTTCATATCAAAGTACCCTAAGTACATGTTATATACCGCACGAGCATTGTGAGAGTATGTGCCATGGTAGCCATTTGTGTGCCATGTCTTTTGAATACTATCTGGCATTACCTTATAGATTTCATCACCAATATCCTGTAGAACGACACCGTTATTGGCTAAGCGTAATGTTTGGTTGTGCGTAAAGCCGTATGCGTCACGCTGCATTTTTAGATAGCCAGAAATTTCCTCGCCCCCCCAAATTGGTGCAGAGTGAGAGGCGAACAAAACATCGGTATCGGCTCCCCAAGTGATGAGCATTTCATTGATCTTTTTAGACCATTTTAATCCATCACGAACTTTTGCGCCACGCAGTGTATAAAGGTTATGCATCCCCTGGTAGGTAAGTTCACCAGTCCATAATGCTCTCATGCTCGGAATGTAGGTCACCATTTCAGATGCTGCTTCCGTTCCTGACGCGTCCATAAACTGCATTTCGAGACCGTCGATTTCCAATGTTTCGATATCTTCTTTGTGATTCAGTTCGTGATCAGGCAGTACATACGTGATTTTTCCCTTTGAAAGCCCTTTTGCTAGAGCCGCATCGACAATGCCATGCTCATGACGGTTGAGTGTCGCGCCATATTGATAAGCTGTGCGGCGTGACATTGCATTGCCCGCTAGCACGTTTTCATCCACGATTTCTTTGGTGATGTTTTTAGAACCATATACTTTGACATCAGGGTAAGCATCTTTAATGGCACGAGAACCACCAAAGTGATCGGCGTGAGAATGAGAATAAATCATCGCTACGACAGGTAGGTCACCACCTTCAGGCACGTTTT
This portion of the Vibrio sp. VB16 genome encodes:
- a CDS encoding alkyl/aryl-sulfatase, whose protein sequence is MTTIPNFPKATLFLAITLAFPSLAADHNHEHFSEIGDQGGKSATDMTIKANNEFAKTLNFADTRAFENNSRGLIATFDQETGDIIRNSFDFIEANVENAEKAPNSVNPSLWRQAVLNQAAEGLYEVVPNKIYQVRGADLASISFIRSDSGWIAYDVLLTQEAAEKSLKFFKENVPEGGDLPVVAMIYSHSHADHFGGSRAIKDAYPDVKVYGSKNITKEIVDENVLAGNAMSRRTAYQYGATLNRHEHGIVDAALAKGLSKGKITYVLPDHELNHKEDIETLEIDGLEMQFMDASGTEAASEMVTYIPSMRALWTGELTYQGMHNLYTLRGAKVRDGLKWSKKINEMLITWGADTDVLFASHSAPIWGGEEISGYLKMQRDAYGFTHNQTLRLANNGVVLQDIGDEIYKVMPDSIQKTWHTNGYHGTYSHNARAVYNMYLGYFDMNPANLNPLQVEPESVKFVEYMGGSEAVIDKARVDFSEGEYRFVATALNKVVHAEPKNKEARQLLADTYEQLGYQSEGAGWRNIYLTGAQELRIGTQPGAPKTASPDVLTNMTIENLLDFLAVKVDSLKAQQTPFTMNIHLPDVNELFYVEMSNGNLNNIKVSEMMEADTTLIINKSDVSKIILKQATLTELIDQNSAEVLGDASSLEKLVNSLTESDTKFEIVPRPEKGQEVDAKLYDTHH